The window CCTCCTGATACTAGACCAATTATTCAACTAGAAGGTGGAAAATTCACTACAAGTGATATCAACAGTTTTTATAGAAAAATTATTATTAGAAATGAACGTCTAAAAAGAGTTATTCAAAACAATGCTCCATCTATTATTTTGAATAATGAAAAAAGATTGTTACAAGAAGCAGTTGATGCATTATTTGATAATGCTTCAAGAAAGAAACCATTACTTGGTAAAGATAAAAGACCATTAAAATCTTTATCTGAACACTTAAAAGGTAAACAAGGTTTATTTAGACAAAACTTATTAGGTAAAAGAGTTGACTACTCTGGACGTAGTGTTATTGTTATTGGTCCTGAATTGAAAATGTACCAAGTTGGTATTCCAGTTTCAATGATCTTAAAATTATTTAAACCATTCATTATTCATGAATTAATTAAAAAGACTGATGATGAAGGAAATACAAAAGATCCAATTGTTTCAAATATTAAATCTGCAGAAAAACTAATTCTGAACCAAGACAATACTATTTGACCAATTATTAATAAAGTAATTAAACAAAGACCTGTTCTTTTAAACAGAGCCCCAACATTACACCGTTTAGGAATTCAAGCTTTTGAACCTATTTTAGTTGAAGGTAAAGCTATTAGACTTCACCCACTTGTTACAACTGCATTTAATGCGGACTTTGATGGGGACCAAATGGCTGTTCATGTACCTTTATCTCCAGAAGCTGTAGCTGAAGCTAGAACAATTATTTTAGCTTCTTGACATATTTTAGGTCCAAAGGATGGGAAACCTATTATTACTCCAACTCAGGATATGGTTTTAGGTAATTACTATCTAACTATGGAAAAACTAAATATGCCAGGTCAAGGTATGTTGTTTGCAAATGTAGATGAACTAAAAACTGTTTATCAAATGAAAAAAGTTCATGTTCATTCTATTATAGGGATTCCTACAAGTGCATTTCCTAAAAAACAATTCCCTAAAGATGGAATTCTAATTACAACTGTTGGGAAAGTTATTTTAAATGATGTTTTACCAGAAGAAATGTCATACCTTAACAATCCAGACAATTTAGAAGAATTATCTGATAATGACATTGTTGAATGAGGAAAAGATTATAGAACTTTTATTGAAAAGAAAAAAGTATATAAAGCTTTCACTAAAAAAACATTGTCTGAAATTGTAAATATTTTACATAGAAAATATTCAGATGCTTCATTAGAAATTGTTCCATCAACAATGGATAAAATTAAAGATATTGGTTTTGAATATTCTACAAAATCAGCTACAACTATTTCTGCTTTTGATGTTCCAGAATATACTGAAAAAGAAAAATATTTTGAAGAAACTGATAAAAAAGTTGAAGAAATGAAAAAATACTATCAAAAAGGTCTATTGACTGATGATGAAAGATATAAAAAAGTTGTATCAGCTTGAAGTTCAGTAACAAACCAAGTTTCTAAAGATATTGAGAAATTAATTCAAAAACCTGAATATTTAACAAACTCAATTGTGATTATGGCTAACTCTGGTGCCCGTGGTAACATTTCAAACTTTACACAGTTATCAGGTATGAGAGGGCTGATGTCAAAATCTTATAACTATGACCAAAAACAAAAATCAAAAGTTATTAAAGATACAATTGAAGTTCCAATTAAAAACTCATTCATTGAAGGTTTAACAGTTAGTGAATACTTTAACTCATCTTATGGTGCTAGAAAAGGGATGACTGATACTGCAATGAAGACATCTAAATCTGGTTATATGACTAGAAAATTAGTAGATGCTACTCAAGATGTAATTGTTAATAATGAAGATTGTAAAACTAAAAAAGGTACAATTCTTGAAGTTATTGAAGATACAAAATCAGGATCTGTTATTGAAAGCTTAAATGAAAGATTGATTAATAGATTCCCAATCTTTGATGTAGTTCATCCAAAGAGCAAAAAAGTTCTAGCTCCTGCTGGTGAAATTATTACAAAAGCTGTAGCTAATGAAATAGTAGATGCTGGAATTGATAAAGTTGAAGTAAGAAGTGTACTTCACTGTAAAGAAGAAAATGGAATCTGTCAAAAATGTTTTGGAACAGATTTAACAACTAATAAATTGGTTGAAAAATATACTGCTATTGGTGTAATTGCTGCTCAATCAATTGGTGAACCTGGTACTCAGTTAACCATGAGAACATTCCATACTGGGGGTGTAAGTAGTGGTACTAACATTGCACAAGGTTTTGAAAGATTAAAACAATTGTTTGATATTATTCCTCCAAAACAATGAGAAAAATCAATTATTAGTGAAATTGAAGGTAAAGTAAGTTCAATTAAAGCTTCACCTGACAACCCAAACATTCTTGTAGTTACTATTAAAAATTCAAAAGAATCAATTAATTACAAAGTTCCTTTTGATTCTGAATTAAGAGTTGAAGAAGGTGACAAAGTAAAACCTGGTAGCAAAATCACAGAAGGTTCTATTGATGTTAAAGAATTATTAAAAGTAGCAGGAATTGAAGTTGTAAGAAACTACATTATTAAAGAAGTTCAAAAAGTTTATAGATTACAAGGGATTGAAATTGCTGATAAATATATTGAAGTTATTATCAGACAATTAACTAACAAAGTTCAAATTCAAGATTCTGGAAACTCTGACTTCTTCATTGGACAAATCATTGATATTAATACATTTAGAAAAGAAAATGAAAAATTAATATTATCAGATGATAAGGTTCCAGCAACTGCAGTTAACTTAATCTTTGGATTAGATGAAGCTCCATCTAAGACTGGATCATTCTTAGCAGCAGCAAGTTTCCAAGATACAAAGAAAATCTTAACAGATGCTTGTGTTAAGGGACAAATCGATTCTTTAAATGGTCTAAAAGAAAATGTTATCTTTGGTAACCTAATCCCTTGTGGTACTGGTAAGAAGAGCAATGAAGACATCATTGAAGAAGGAAATAAAATGTATGAATTAGAATACTAATCATACATATAGAAAATTCAAAAATAAGAAATAAAAATCTTATATAGATATATTAAAAATTTAATATATAATATTAAATGTTGCACAAAAGGAGTATTTATGCAAAAAACAACGTTTGTTAAAAATGAAGCTGCTTTAGCTAATAAGAAATGATATGTTATTGATGCTTCAAATTTAATTTTGGGTAAATTAGCAGTTGAAGCTGCTAACATTTTGCGTGGAAAAAACAAAGTAGATTTTACTCCTAATGTAGACTGTGGTGACTATTTGATAATTATTAATTCAGATAAGATTGTTTTATCTTCTGATAAAGCAGATAGAGAAAAATGATACACACATTCAGGATATATTGGTGGGTTAAAAGAAAAAAGTGGAAGATTAATGATTGAAAAATATTCAGATAAATTAATCTATGGTGCTATTAAAGGAATGCTACCTAAAAATACACTATCAAGATACTTAATTAAGAAACTTTTTATCTACAAAGATGCTAATCACAAGCAAGCAGCTCAAAAACCAATGGAAATAAAATTAAATTAACAATAAGGTAAAAGAATATGAGTAATGTTGAATATAAAGGTTTAGGAAGAAGAAAATCTTCTGTAGCACATGTTAAATTAGTTCCAGGAACTGGTAAAATTTTAATTAACCAAAGAAAACCAAATGAATACTTTCCGAATTCATTAGTTATTCAAGATATGGAACAACCATTAGTAATCACTGATACTAGAAAAAACTTTGATGTTTTTGTTAAAGTTGTAGGTGGTGGATTCACTGGTCAAGCTGGTGCAATTAGATTAGGAATTGCTAGAGCTTTATTGGTTGCTAACAATGATTTTAGAAAAACTTTAAAAGTTTCTAAAATGTTAACAAGAGATCCAAGAGCTAAGGAAAGAAAAAAATACGGTTTATATGGTGCTAGAAGAAGCCCTCAATTTACTAAACGTTAATTATTTATTGTTTTATTTAATGTGTATATCTAAAGAAATAGGAATCTCCTATTTCTTTTTTTATTGTTTTCACAAACTTAATTATGTGAAATTTTGGTTTTGAAACAATTGATTAGCAAAATTAATTCCTGATTTATT is drawn from Malacoplasma penetrans HF-2 and contains these coding sequences:
- the rpsI gene encoding 30S ribosomal protein S9; amino-acid sequence: MSNVEYKGLGRRKSSVAHVKLVPGTGKILINQRKPNEYFPNSLVIQDMEQPLVITDTRKNFDVFVKVVGGGFTGQAGAIRLGIARALLVANNDFRKTLKVSKMLTRDPRAKERKKYGLYGARRSPQFTKR
- the rpoC gene encoding DNA-directed RNA polymerase subunit beta', producing the protein MNSKSSRITSIQIGLASPEKIREWSNGEVTKSETINYKSLKPEKDGLFDEAIFGPVKDYECACGKYKKIKFRGKICEKCGVEITESIVRRERVGHIELAAPIAHIWMTKELPCPSKISLVLDISYKEIEQVVYFVNYIVLDEGNGKFPKNFNFKEVIDLSSQKSSKETRSKLRKTLREIYESIDVEASMENAIKHKIARTFYDTLAESNMPFSIEEVFNFISSFTGMRFGIGAEAILELLKNIDLDKEYKDIYEKLRKSENTSDIKTKKLVRRLEAIKWLKDSNNKPEWMILKNIVVTPPDTRPIIQLEGGKFTTSDINSFYRKIIIRNERLKRVIQNNAPSIILNNEKRLLQEAVDALFDNASRKKPLLGKDKRPLKSLSEHLKGKQGLFRQNLLGKRVDYSGRSVIVIGPELKMYQVGIPVSMILKLFKPFIIHELIKKTDDEGNTKDPIVSNIKSAEKLILNQDNTIWPIINKVIKQRPVLLNRAPTLHRLGIQAFEPILVEGKAIRLHPLVTTAFNADFDGDQMAVHVPLSPEAVAEARTIILASWHILGPKDGKPIITPTQDMVLGNYYLTMEKLNMPGQGMLFANVDELKTVYQMKKVHVHSIIGIPTSAFPKKQFPKDGILITTVGKVILNDVLPEEMSYLNNPDNLEELSDNDIVEWGKDYRTFIEKKKVYKAFTKKTLSEIVNILHRKYSDASLEIVPSTMDKIKDIGFEYSTKSATTISAFDVPEYTEKEKYFEETDKKVEEMKKYYQKGLLTDDERYKKVVSAWSSVTNQVSKDIEKLIQKPEYLTNSIVIMANSGARGNISNFTQLSGMRGLMSKSYNYDQKQKSKVIKDTIEVPIKNSFIEGLTVSEYFNSSYGARKGMTDTAMKTSKSGYMTRKLVDATQDVIVNNEDCKTKKGTILEVIEDTKSGSVIESLNERLINRFPIFDVVHPKSKKVLAPAGEIITKAVANEIVDAGIDKVEVRSVLHCKEENGICQKCFGTDLTTNKLVEKYTAIGVIAAQSIGEPGTQLTMRTFHTGGVSSGTNIAQGFERLKQLFDIIPPKQWEKSIISEIEGKVSSIKASPDNPNILVVTIKNSKESINYKVPFDSELRVEEGDKVKPGSKITEGSIDVKELLKVAGIEVVRNYIIKEVQKVYRLQGIEIADKYIEVIIRQLTNKVQIQDSGNSDFFIGQIIDINTFRKENEKLILSDDKVPATAVNLIFGLDEAPSKTGSFLAAASFQDTKKILTDACVKGQIDSLNGLKENVIFGNLIPCGTGKKSNEDIIEEGNKMYELEY
- the rplM gene encoding 50S ribosomal protein L13, giving the protein MQKTTFVKNEAALANKKWYVIDASNLILGKLAVEAANILRGKNKVDFTPNVDCGDYLIIINSDKIVLSSDKADREKWYTHSGYIGGLKEKSGRLMIEKYSDKLIYGAIKGMLPKNTLSRYLIKKLFIYKDANHKQAAQKPMEIKLN